The genomic segment CaccatcatatattatattaaagaatggGTAGGCTTATAATggctataataagtaataacaatatagaagGATGCGTGTTGCAATGGGGAAGAGAgaagacaatttttattattgcctCTCATTCTAACAaaagtaaaatcataatatataattaatattatatatcctatacacaaatttatttgtgataagacctatattttcattacagaataaattatttcagtggcatcatttcagttttcattaGACTAAGGCAATTTTTCACAGCTTTTCGACTCTAAATTTTTTTACTCAGATTCTCATACCATAGTGCCATAGTGGTTAACGGGTGGGGGAGGGGCGTGTGGTAAATATGCCGACTTAAGGTTGATGTAAATACTATACTGGGGCAAATGTCCCAGTTGCCCcaccccaaatgacgccactgaataTTTCATTCTGTATTcagatatatttcaactaatattgattaaattttaatggatgaaataattattatttcaaccacCTTGGATTTCATGTTCATTCCCGTGTCATAATCATAAATGGCCTAATCCATTCTGTAATATCTATGCGTGCCACTGgaaaaagaacataatattatacacagcgTGCCctatatcatagaacaatatagaagcgacacTCGATCAGCTGTTTGGGGTATTGGTTGATAATACATGATAATACCTAACATGATGTTAGACCCATGGttaccaatattatgaaaacggttCCAAGACTAAGGCGGGATACGTTACGCGGGGTCAgcttgtttaccattccctatttcacgtatgccacgcccctcTACAGACCATTTTCAAGGCGACAATCGCCCGATCCGACCAATTCACGGTGTGTCGTACCCCTGCCTATTAGCTTATAACTTTCTAGTTTCTATCGCCAGATGGCAGACGCCAACAATATAAAATCAGCTGTGCTTCCCAGACGCACGCACGCGGCACGCCGTCCCGTTGTACCGAAGATCGAAACCAAAATTCGGCGACCAATCAGAAACATTTCTGAAGCGGCGGCGGCGTCAGCGTCGTTTCCCGGACAAATGTTACCAACATAGCGACTTATCGGGCGTGGTCACCGGACTGGTAGTCAAAACGGCGGCATGTTTGAAATAGCGAAAGGATCGAACACTGTCCGTGGGAGTCTTcaccttttttaaatgttataaaatagtattcttAATGTTAAAACATTACAAGGAAAAATGGCTaagatttttgtaaatttttaaggCTGCATACTACTTGGCAGTACTTGCGTCCCCCAAAAAGGTATATATTCTGCaggtagtaaattaaacaagTAACTTGCGTCCAATACTGGGACGCAACTCGATCATATTATTCTTCTTACCTGCCATAATAGTCGTGAGCTCGTGACCGAGTTgagtctataattaatattatatgttacaataatattgttcatattgtttaagcttaatattattatagcaatatagcGCATCAGTGTGATAAAATTGGTGATGTCAAGTTGTCGCCAAACAATTTCCGAGCCCTACTTACATTTTACAACGATGAATGTCTGAATGCTTTGAAAAACCAACATCTGATATATCATTTTACAGATGTATcggatattattattgaacagaATAACACAAAGTATTTTGCACAGTGCTATATATTTTTCAGTACATGTTCCGTTATAAAGTGTTCGTGAAGTCAAtgatttaaaatagaataaataattagcTCCACATTAtgcttgaaaaaatatttttttataattcacgTCTATCAGTTTAGTAGGTACTTCGGTTACcataaaatgcttgaaaattaagtACAATGGTGGAAGGGAACTGCAAATAAAAACTGCAATATGATTTCTgaaccaacataatataatcataattcaaattaaccTACAGCACGACAACAATTAAAGAACTTATATGACTTGAACGAAAAGCTATTACAGgcatatcaaatatcaattgatatttttgataaatacacattttgagATGTTCACTACTTGCTTCCATAAACTGTCACTATTAAATAACTGTTAACTTTAGGAATGAATATTGTGGGAGGAAAAGGgaaggtatttttaaatagcttgtACTCGCACAATTGTAAAGGTAAGTAATGTATATTGAGGCctgtattttaataagaaaatcaataataatgatgatctATTGGATGTAAGAAAATATTTCCTATACAGAGTTATACGTATAACTCTGTAtaggaaatatattatgtacataattgtagtttttttaagaaaaataaattatataatttatcttatattttattgtagggGGAGAtcagaaaacaatattaaactaaGTACGGGCGTCGTCGTTGCAGTGTTGTGATCGGTGACAGTCGGtctgtcatattttatttttataataattatatataatttatgattattgattactgACTAGtcattagtgtataatatagtagagtGCCGCCTGTTGGATGtgacgaaataaaaatttacaaaaatccTAGCCATTTTTTTGTTTCCTATTGTAACGCCTTAGCTAACACTAAGAACactaatttataacattaaaaaaaaaggctaATGGGGGATCTGACCCCCCACATTCTCCCTTGAATACGCCCCTGTAAtgacaacacaatatttttttggcaaCCGCTTTTTCTCCACTGCTACGAGTGTGCACACatactatatacatagataatattacaaCACTACAAGGCATGCGCATTCACTTGTGTGTTATTTTCGGGCATTATTGATCTTTTGTATTTGGACGGAGCCGCCCGAATCTCATTTATTCCCACCccactgaaataaaataaaactgtgttaCGGCGTTTGGGACTGACGGCTGGTGGTTGTTGTATAGGGTGCGTCGTGCGCGCGCATTTGCTACTACCTGCAAGTTGCAACTGCCACATCGACAAACAATAAAACTGCTTCTATCAAAAATGATGCTGTGGTAGCACCCCGTGATCACGGTCCAGTGTTTTCGGCAAGTATTTTCAGGAaagcagtacctacctatataatattattacgactgTTGTTCAACGTTCTGACGTCGGGGGCGGTAGTGTTGTCCACACAAAGCTGGACACTCGCCCCAGTCACCACAGGCGGCAGTATTCTTTTCTATAGTGTAGCTTCTCTTTGCACTGTCGTAGATCGTAGTCACTAGTCGCCTTTGTCATCAACAATAATCGCCACCACCTAAGATAGTTTCGTTTTTCTCGGTTTCTCCCATTCAACGCAATAAGTGACAcaactacatattatacgcaggtaggtatatataaaaatgatacaatattaaacatCAAAGTAAGCCTTAGCAGTAGATACATGTatctatatacactatacagggtgatccatttaaagTAAGACACTTATTACATGAAAAGTAGATGGTTAAACGGtaaatggatcactctgtataggCAAATAGATGTGTTGAACACCGATAGTGGGCgtcttatttgttatttttatgtttaggtatttaataggtacctactaccgtAGTAAGGTTTTTTTCAGTTAACAAATTTCTGAGTGGGGTGATTCACTTTGTTCGGTTAGATTTTATACGATATTTTATAGTCAGTAATATTCGAGTTTAACAACAACTATTCTAACAGCTAAATGcttgataaaatacataatattacatatgttCAAAAACTTTTTCGGTTTTATAACATTTGTGTATAGTATATGCCTTGCTTTTCCATCCTAAAATTGGACATTTTACGACTTAGTCTACGTACcaccagtttttatttttatttattggtcaTTTACCTCATAACCTGTAACGTATAGAGCCATAGAGGGCGCACCGGTGAACCACGccttatttcgtattttttgcgatggggataatattatatacaatgtatctAGATTGATGAAACGAGATAGCGCCTGTCTTACCTTTTTACATGTAAGAAACGCAACACGATTGTTCTCCATGGAATATGGTTATATCTTCTAATACactatttaaatgtacctacctactgtccGACTTGGTTAACTTTAACTTCGAGTTAACCATGTCAGACTGTTCAATTAAATTGTGTATTGGAAAAGTGTTATAAGGACAAGACCCATATTTCATAGAGCGCAATCGTGTTCCATTTTTCAGCATATCCTAGTTGGGACTTGGGTCCCAAGTACCGTAGAGGCTAatcaggtacctattatacactaGTTTTGTcctcaattattttagttacctaCTACACTAGTTAGGTtccttatatattttgatgagtAGGTACTAAACTACAGGTACTAACATTTTCCTTCTCATTTTAACAGACTTAGAAGTCTATTAAACCAAaggtgtatttaaaaatggtttctaCAGTTTCTTTTTTAAGTTCTttgctattaaaattataggttatttgaattttgtgacacatatatatttgtacacaaatataggtataataacaaaaattaatggactatacatttttaccaacacaaaagtaatttttaaataacatattatttttatttatattataatagtaaagttgcctaataactatatattttttagatttgagTGGAACAAGGAAGCTTGTgggtttataataatgttttttttttttttttttaatagaatctGGTTACAATTATTAGCTTGTATGTATTTTTCTGACATTTCGTATACGATTTACTTTAAGTGAagtgtatttgataatattagtagaaattgtACTGACCCGCGTATAAAGcttcaataacaaaattaatttattagaaaaataaaataaccaatcTGCTActatatccatataatattccAAATCGAAAGGTACAAATTGTCCCCAGAGTAtgttttgttcatattttgtcTTTCGTATTTCCAATAGAACAAGAGAAGAAGAGTGAGCCGGGATCTTCATGCGTCAAGTACTCAAGTGgccatttttcttatttttagtggttttacgTTTGGGAAAAATGGGAACAGCTGGCccgcattttaaaaatgttaggtgGTATTGTAGTGTTATTCAATAGTGATTCGGCGCATTctgggaataatattattttttttaaatactattattattgttagaaagaataaaaaaaattaaaatagtctTCATTGcattgtttgaaataattttaggcGGAAAAACATTTGGAAGGGCCCCGATGAATAATAACTACTTGGCGCGTGAAGATCGCTGCTCAGTGCTCACTATTTACTATAGTCACAGGGCGACTGAaagtattgagataaaaatagtACTAGgtatgactaaataaacatttatttagtcatacctaaataaatgtttatttagtcatggtaCTAGGTAGCCGGTAAAACTGTTACTATAATTTACTGTAACTGGAGCATCATACGCATGCGCAGTAGAGCCGCAGAGGCCACTCGCCCGACGCTAACCTAACGACTCGTCGATAACGTAAACACTCAAAACTAAACCGTAAACATTAAAATCTCGAGATTTGGCCTTTGTAGCTGCAGTCGTATTTCGTTGTTTGTGAATTGTGATCTTACCTACGTTAACTACGATcttgcattttaaatttggtatgtaTAATGTCTACGGGTGTGGcgtaaatgattttatatgagATTGTGAGATACTGATTTTCAGAATATAATATCTAGGTGAATTGATACTAATCCaccataattttaagtattaaacagTGTGTATATACTGTGGTGATATCTAAGTATTCGTTTATCGAAttcttaagaggacgtaacACGggcgcatttgttgtctccgtcttacaagtgcgtaacatataaaatgtacgCTTAGCAGATTAcgtttagcttcgttagtttaaaaattagagtgaatcgacctaggTATTATGAAACTTCATGTTTAGAACATtgtctgtgtttgtatgtgggttttttacgatagttcagtttttaaataaattatgagcatttttattttacgttatattatgtacgcaaAACTTGCTAAACAAATTGATCTGTTGTAAAAAACCCAcctacaaacataaataatgttcATACGTTCTCTTAACACACAGACATATACACACAGCTTGTGAGACTGTTTTACAAACTTGATAATTGATGCATATATCCACAAACGACCGTTTGATGTTtgatatttaagttaaattacataatacgtAGCATAGGAGGTAGCCGCCACACTTGTCGCCTGAAACAAGTTGATTAGAAATCAGTTTCAAACTATTCTCGACCACCTAGGCTTGCAGGTCAATTTTAAATCCATTGTAAATCAGTTACTCAATAGTCAAATGTATAATTGGTTTCAGACGTGCGTTACAAATCAGCTTTGAAACATCTATAcacagattatatatatatatattcggtTCCATTtgtatatagaataattatCAACATCAATATGGGAAGCAAATTTGAGGGTTTCAAAGGATGTTTTAGCATGTCTATTAATAATACTGATTCATTACAGTAAGTTACAGTACTTATATGTGCTGTGTTTATACGTAATACATTAtctaacataataattgtaaatgttttttagaCGTTTACGAAACACAAATGATAGACGTATACTACTTGATACTAAAATTGCAAAAGGAACAGCAACTAGACTTGACATGATGACTCAATTAAAAGCCGAATTGCAAATATTTGATGCTTTCCTCAAGAATATTGAAGTAAGCTTTGCCTATTATATAACCAGGTACCTTTATTAATActggatgatttttttaaattattttattaatttagagtAAAAAGAAAGCAAAAGATTGTTGCGCAGTGATCAATATTGTTGTTTCCACTTTAATTAAACGTATCAACAACATGtggaacacaatttttttacttttcacgATTGATGATGATATTGAGCCAAAATTTATGAAAGTTTCAAATAGcattgtaagtatttaattcaatatccCCCCTCCCAATGTCCGTCCAAGTTAGAGGGCCAAAGTCTTACACTTTTAtcatgacataaaaaaaaataaatagataaattatttttatttaatcaaacaaaggcttgaaaagttaatttttaagtatactatgctgttattttaaataaacgtataagtagtaaaataatttattattaataattaaacaaattagcTCCTAGTATCACTATTCAATAATTGAATTTCCGTGTTTAAGAGGCCTCCACATCCTAAGCACTACTGGTTATATCCCTTTCAACACTGTTATACTTTCCTCCCTAAAACATACATTCTTTTTGCAGAAACTCTTGTTTTCATAAATGCTTAATCATCTAAATTCTATTATTGACTAATGACTAATatcattcttataaattattattcttattgatTCATTGTTAAAATGCTTGAAActaataattgtacctaaaagatctaaataaaaaaaaaaaaatacttgtaatgtataaataataaatatattagaaattataatggttattatgtgaatagagtatattatattctttaaaatcatttttactatcaaaattatgtttgaataaaGAAATAAAGTGGCAATAACATGGATGTCCATAAGatgtcatttataaaatatactatgataaaaaaaaacataaacaattctAGGTGCTTGTGTAGTATGCTACCTACAGGAAAATATGACATACCTACTCttctgtgttttatttttatttaattttattccggGAAACCACCATTGGCTTGAGTTATTAagataaacaacatattataatagtcgtcCAGTCGTCGGtcatacaatactataatagctAAATATCAATTATACTGGTAACTATCTGCTAAATCACCGTTAAATATCCAAAAACCCCAAAATAACTTactttaagatattaaattattttattttgtgttgtgTCCTTCTACCTCGCTTTGTTAAGCAACAGAGATGTTAGACCGCCGACCAAAAGAGAATGGTGGCGGTCAATAAATTGAAACATAATTCAACAATGCTCAATATGTTTGAAGTTCTCTGGAATAACTTAAacacagcataataatatataaattaaaatactttacaatGATGACCATCAatacattaagaggacgtcgcacccacgtatgttgtctccatcttacacgtgtacgacatagcaaattttacgctcagtagATCACGTTTAGGcccgttattttaaaaattagagagaattgacctcttataaaatttaaaggtaaggatattatctagggcatctcatcggctttttgttatatttcaatttttaagtgaattatgagtattttaaaattgtaaattgtttatacatcttttaatactcataaatcaatttgaaattgaaatattacaaaaaaccgaTGAGATgccctatataatattcttacttaatattttataagagatcaaatcactctaataattttaaaattaacaaggCTAAACGTGATTTGCTGAgcataaaatttggtatgttatacacgtgtaagacggagacaacatatgctggtgcgacgtcctcttaagtacaTTTTAGttatgtaaattgttattaatcagTATTCAAAAATGATAAGCCCTCGTAAACttttttggtaggtaggtagcttTCTACGGTAGATAGCATACTACACCAACGAAGTAGAGGTAAGTGCCAATACCCAATTctaattttcaaaaagtataatgtATGATCTTCAgaatattgacataataaaatgtgaatTATCACAAAATCGACAGATAAGACtagtgttttttataaaaaattatgttcctagtattttatggatatatttccattaataggtaatttaaatttaaaaaaaaaatctaaaaatattaatgatttgttaatttattttttttattttgtactagcAATAAGTACATATATCACCTAGGCacataacagtaaaaatattttctagtaAAAGActtacttttagtttttactaaataattattattaaataaaattgtatattaaatatgtatttgtttttttttttttttcaggtaatGACTAGCTGCACCAACTGCAGGAGTTGTGATGTAACAATCGAAAGTATCATGAGGAACATAGaggtaagttttaaattacacaaattataaaaattaaaattttaatacaaattacaaactattGATGAGTTTTCCACGTTTAGATACTTTCAATTCAAGAagatacagtttttaatttttcgtcgTCTGATTTCATCAAAATTCTTCAAACAACAGCGTTTGTAGATAAAACTTTGATGATAAAAGAAGTTTTTTGTCACAAAGAAACCAAAGGAATAGTTATCACGGCTCCTCGCAAGTATGGAAAATCAACAAATTTAACTATGCTTAAATGCTTCTTGGAAATTCAGGTAGACTCTCTGGGAAAACCACTTACAAAGGCAAAGACTGATAAACCAGTTACAGACACGTCTAACTATGAAGtctttaaaaaactaaatattagtaAAGAATCAAGTATAATGGAGAAATATTTGGGAAAATACCCTGTTTTATATGCCAATTGTCAGATCGAAAATGATATCATATCGTACGATTGTGTTCTTGATGGATGTAAAGAAATAATtcacaaatcatttttattacatagcTATTTACAGAAAAGTTCGAAACTGAGTATTCAAcagaaaaaattatgtaaattatggtGTGATGATGCAAGTTACAAAAAGCTTATGAAGAAAGAAGACATTTCATCTGGTCTtaaattattgtgtacatatttAACAGTTCATTATGATAAgacatgttttgttttaattgatgAAATCGACTTTTTTACACAGACAGTTACAATAACGGAGACTTTGttaaaagattataaacttattattttgtttttgaggcaatttttatcatttttaaaaagcaataatttagtttttaaagcgTTTGCGACCGGGAAGTCTGGATATGCTATTCATAGCATAGTGCCTTCATGTGTACAAATACAACCGTTCTATAATTTACATAAGTTTACTGATTTTTATGGATTAACTGATGATGAGTTGGAATATCTTTTCAACAAACCGGAGTTTAAACATATTTCAATGACAATTAAAGAAGTAAAAGATTATTATggttcatataataaaattgatcatCTTACAACAACGAAGAAGGAAATATATTGCATATggtcaattttaaatgttttaaaatgtaaaagacTTGACAACTATTGGCGAGACTTTGGAAAtgttttttgcaatttttcgaATCCAATTATTAAAGATGTAATGCAAAAATTACTAATTGATGAATTTGTGATGGTTGTCTTATACCATAAAGCAGCAAGAAAAACTAATCCAACCCCTCCTCCAATTATTGCAGCATCTGGAACCCCTACTAAGAAATCattggattattttttcaatctcATGTTGGACTTAGGGTATTTGACTCGTAATTCAACTTCAATAATGGTTTTAGACATATTCAATAATACAGGCAGTTGTATGGGATATGTAACAATACCAAATCAGGAGGTTGGAcatgatattgaaaataaaatatcattgttatcTTAAAagtcatattttgttatttaatctaataatataggtttatttacactcatattttaaataatatttttaaaaatttttaattttttttttcctttaagaTGTATATATAGCCAAatatgaaaattttgttttatacttaataactccattgaatatttttaagcataaaattgtgtgttaaaattaatttaaactacacGTTAATTATTGTATGAATTCAAcagtacaattattgttatatgtaattttaactttcttatttacaattaaattatgttttattttgatgttacaaaactattttatttaatttatattattcatttaaaaatagttaagctgttttttaaaaaatattttacattattatagtatttcataggtaacatttttttgtttatatctatttataataatatattatactaaaatgtaataaaacttatttatgcatttaattttaagtaactaTGGTAAtacccaatattataatatattaatatggaatATGTGGATATCtatgttgtttatttatatatattaaatgtatttcagttttaaaagataaaatataaatgtacaactaaaaaataagtggTTTGTCTCCAAAAGCTTTTTGGAggacacaatataaaaaaaataatataatatctaccttattatttacttatgattagataaaactaaaataaaaagatgGACAAGTGCCTCTCTGTTGTAAAGTAGTTGTTGAGCATAACAATGTAATACAAGTGTTAAgtatgaattcaatgatacatcattgcatgtaaaatacaattctgAGCAGAAACGTTGTCAGcctatcatattaattaaataaccaaattaagtaatttaaaaataaattaaaattgtaaatatctcGTTAATAGCTTTGCTCTTTCCGGTAAActatttagattctgagcggagggaATGAATATATTGCATT from the Acyrthosiphon pisum isolate AL4f chromosome X, pea_aphid_22Mar2018_4r6ur, whole genome shotgun sequence genome contains:
- the LOC100574645 gene encoding uncharacterized protein LOC100574645, with protein sequence MGSKFEGFKGCFSMSINNTDSLQRLRNTNDRRILLDTKIAKGTATRLDMMTQLKAELQIFDAFLKNIESKKKAKDCCAVINIVVSTLIKRINNMWNTIFLLFTIDDDIEPKFMKVSNSIVMTSCTNCRSCDVTIESIMRNIEILSIQEDTVFNFSSSDFIKILQTTAFVDKTLMIKEVFCHKETKGIVITAPRKYGKSTNLTMLKCFLEIQVDSLGKPLTKAKTDKPVTDTSNYEVFKKLNISKESSIMEKYLGKYPVLYANCQIENDIISYDCVLDGCKEIIHKSFLLHSYLQKSSKLSIQQKKLCKLWCDDASYKKLMKKEDISSGLKLLCTYLTVHYDKTCFVLIDEIDFFTQTVTITETLLKDYKLIILFLRQFLSFLKSNNLVFKAFATGKSGYAIHSIVPSCVQIQPFYNLHKFTDFYGLTDDELEYLFNKPEFKHISMTIKEVKDYYGSYNKIDHLTTTKKEIYCIWSILNVLKCKRLDNYWRDFGNVFCNFSNPIIKDVMQKLLIDEFVMVVLYHKAARKTNPTPPPIIAASGTPTKKSLDYFFNLMLDLGYLTRNSTSIMVLDIFNNTGSCMGYVTIPNQEVGHDIENKISLLS